The genome window TTGTGCGCCAGCAGCCCGAACCGCGCCGCGTACCGCAACAGCTCCCCGTCCACCCGATGCGGCACCCGCGGATACATCGTCGACAGCTTCTGCAGATGCGTCTGGTCGGTCAGCCGCGCCATCCACCGTCGAGCGAACACCTGTCCGACCTCGAAGGGGTCGCCCCCCACGGTCGTGATGTCCTCCTCCCGGTCGGCCCATCGCTGCTCCGCCGTCGTCAGCTGCGCCAGCGTCGGCATGGCCGCCGCCTCCGGCGGCTCCGCCGCGCCCCCGGGCCGGTCCACCCACCCCTTGTCGGAGGACCACCGCAGAGTCGCGGTCGTCGGATGCTGCACGGCGTGCGCTCCGGGCCCGCGCATCGCCGCCAGATCCTTCGGCGTCGGTACGCCCTTGGAGGTGGCCGCCCGCTCGTCGGCGCCGTTGCGTCCGGCGCCCGCCGCCGAGGCGTGCTCCGGCTCCCCGGTCTGCCGCTCGGCGGCGGCGGCGAGGGCCGACTCGGGCAGCGGCGCCGAGAGGATCGCGGCGATCTCCGGGCGCGGCACCGGCTGCGGTGCGCAGACGCCGCCGATGTCCTTGGCCCGTACCGCCTTGGTGATCCAGATCCGGTCGAGCACGCGCCGCTCGTCGGCCTCGGCGACCAGGTCCTCGGACTGGTTGTAGTCGCCGTCGGCGGCCTGCACGGCCCACAGATGGACGGCGACGCCGTGCTCCTTGGCGGCCATCATGCCCGGCAGCA of Streptomyces phaeolivaceus contains these proteins:
- a CDS encoding NYN domain-containing protein, whose translation is MDRCIVLVDAGYLLGAAASLLAGEPSRSRITVDHAALIQGLRERAEADTERPLLRIYWFDGAPDRVPQPEHRRLRVMPRVTVRLGALTRSDGRWAQKGVDAAMHAELTELARNRACSDVVLVTGDGDLLPGMMAAKEHGVAVHLWAVQAADGDYNQSEDLVAEADERRVLDRIWITKAVRAKDIGGVCAPQPVPRPEIAAILSAPLPESALAAAAERQTGEPEHASAAGAGRNGADERAATSKGVPTPKDLAAMRGPGAHAVQHPTTATLRWSSDKGWVDRPGGAAEPPEAAAMPTLAQLTTAEQRWADREEDITTVGGDPFEVGQVFARRWMARLTDQTHLQKLSTMYPRVPHRVDGELLRYAARFGLLAHKDDQIDEHDRYAIRAGFWREIDARTGVEHAPAGER